The following coding sequences lie in one Capsicum annuum cultivar UCD-10X-F1 chromosome 5, UCD10Xv1.1, whole genome shotgun sequence genomic window:
- the LOC107866101 gene encoding LRR receptor-like serine/threonine-protein kinase EFR isoform X2 produces MEKHIFLLILLFLIQYYSFCISLASSNETNQQALLEFQNLITSPGHFLAYNWTKNTSFCSWFGVTCSPKRQRVVALALPNLQLQGTISPSLANLSFLRVLNLENNSFHGSIPHGIGHLLRLRVIDIQNNKLQGSIPTSLFQHQRVQIISLAFNELNGEMWKGPWDVQELRVLNLGNNSLTGTIPPNATKLMVFNLSGNRINGNIPKEIGNLSQLVKFYMYDNQLTGSIPVTLFNISSLCVVSLVFNSLSGPLLLDEGNIVSNLKYLGISFNQISGFIPSNICQLAELKMLSISYNNITGDIPRNIGCLAKLEEIYIGSNAISGTIPTSLGNISTLKYLNCYSNRIGGQIPLELGKLSNLWELTFQENYKLIGETPEAIFNISSLEIIAFNFNNLSGRIPRTTGLQDLPNLQALQLGHIQLEGEIPLFITNASKLEILELEWNFLTGTIPTNFGNLHELQILFLHNNQLTNEPREHELRFFNSLVECRMLRYLEVGFNPLNGVLPKSIGNLSSTIEKLYIEGAHINGGIATGIGNMSGFTTLALGENNLAGSIPSDVGMLKQLQGLYLLDNKLQGHIPEALCHLSNLVHIMMSGNELTGVIPECKGNLSMLQLLYLDSNKFSSKFPSSLRKMRGLLFLNLSQNSLEGEVPSDIGELKVIVELDLSGNKFSGTIPSKLGDLQSLKSLGMSNNSFSGSIPLSFSNLISLEFLDMSLNALAGTIPKSLDKLSYLKSINVSSNDLEGEIPNGGVFANSNLQSFLVNKRLCGMNISEVPDCAIMNPGKQSKSKKPVLKIVIPVVTSFLIFLLVSAWILKRKKKGKSEDVEKVLDIRTHQLISYREIQPATNNFDGSNLTAVGTSGSVYKGTLSGGSLVAIKVLDLENEQVCKRFDTECKVMRNVRHRNLVPVITTCSSDYIRAFVLKYMCNGSLENWLYREDCHLNLLQRVIVMLDAAIAIEYLHHGNDTPIVHRDLKPANVLLDEDMVAHVGDFGISKILAVNKSMAHTETLGTLGYIAPEYGSEGIVSTSGDVYSYGIMLMEVLTKRRTTDEEICNKNLDLRKWITQIIFRDYDGRCGYQSFY; encoded by the exons ATGGAGAAGCACATTTTCTTATTGATACTTCTCTTCCTAATTCAATATTACTCTTTTTGTATATCACTTGCTTCCTCAAATGAAACAAACCAGCAAGCTCTATTAGAATTCCAAAATCTCATTACAAGTCCTGGTCATTTTTTGGCCTATAATTGGACCAAGAACACTTCTTTTTGCTCTTGGTTTGGGGTCACCTGCAGTCCAAAAAGGCAAAGGGTTGTTGCTTTGGCTCTTCCGAATTTGCAACTTCAAGGCACAATTTCGCCATCTTTGGCCAATTTGTCCTTTCTCAGAGTGCTCAATCTCGAGAACAACAGCTTCCATGGGAGCATCCCGCATGGCATTGGCCACTTGCTTCGCTTGCGAGTGATTGATATTCAAAACAATAAGCTCCAAGGAAGTATTCCAACAAGTCTATTTCAACACCAGAGAGTTCAAATCATTTCATTGGCCTTCAATGAACTCAATGGTGAAATGTGGAAAGGTCCATGGGATGTACAGGAACTTAGAGTCTTAAATCTCGGGAACAATAGCCTCACAGGTACAATCCCTCCAAATGCCACGAAGTTGATGGTCTTCAATTTGTCTGGGAATAGAATCAACGGCAACATTCCAAAGGAGATCGGTAATTTGAGCCAACTTGTGAAGTTCTACATGTACGATAATCAGTTAACAGGTTCTATTCCTGTAACATTGTTTAATATCTCATCGCTATGTGTCGTAAGTCTGGTATTTAATAGCCTTTCTGGTCCTCTCTTGCTTGATGAAGGGAATATTGTATCAAATCTGAAGTATCTAGGTATATCTTTCAACCAAATTTCTGGTTTCATTCCTTCTAACATATGCCAACTCGCAGAGCTCAAAATGTTGTCCATATCTTATAACAATATAACCGGAGATATACCAAGAAATATTGGTTGTCTAGCCAAGCTCGAGGAGATCTATATTGGATCTAATGCAATTAGTGGGACTATTCCTACTTCATTGGGCAATATTTCCACTCTGAAATACCTGAATTGTTATAGCAATCGCATAGGAGGGCAAATTCCTCTGGAACTAGGAAAACTATCAAATTTGTGGGAATTAACCTTTCAAGAGAATTATAAACTTATTGGTGAAACTCCAGAGGCTATTTTCAATATATCTTCTTTGGAAATCATTGCTTTCAATTTCAACAACCTCTCGGGGAGAATTCCAAGAACTACAGGTCTTCAAGATCTTCCAAACCTCCAAGCACTTCAATTGGGGCACATTCAGCTTGAAGGGGAAATTCCATTGTTCATAACAAATGCTTCCAAGCTTGAGATACTGGAACTGGAATGGAACTTTCTCACAGGAACTATTCCTACAAATTTTGGAAATCTTCATGAGCTGCAAATACTGTTCCTACATAATAATCAACTTACCAATGAACCAAGAGAGCATGAGTTGCGGTTTTTCAATTCTTTGGTGGAATGTAGGATGTTGCGATATCTAGAAGTGGGTTTCAATCCGTTGAATGGCGTTTTGCCCAAGTCTATTGGGAATCTTTCATCTACTATTGAAAAACTTTATATAGAAGGTGCACATATCAATGGCGGCATCGCCACTGGTATAGGCAACATGAGCGGTTTTACAACCCTAGCCTTAGGAGAAAACAACTTGGCAGGAAGTATTCCTTCTGATGTTGGTATGCTTAAACAACTCCAAGGTCTGTATCTACTTGACAATAAATTGCAGGGACATATTCCAGAGGCGCTATGCCATTTATCTAATTTGGTTCATATAATGATGTCTGGTAATGAGCTCACTGGAGTTATCCCAGAATGTAAAGGAAATCTAAGCATGCTACAACTGCTTTATTTGGATTCCaataaattttcatcaaaatttcccTCAAGTCTTCGTAAAATGAGAGGTCTTCTCTTTCTAAATTTGTCACAAAATTCTCTAGAGGGAGAAGTTCCATCAGATATTGGAGAACTGAAGGTCATTGTAGAACTAGATCTTTCAGGTAATAAGTTTTCAGGAACAATACCAAGCAAATTGGGGGACCTCCAAAGCTTGAAGTCTCTTGGCATGTCGAACAATTCATTTTCAGGCTCAATTCCATTATCCTTTTCCAACTTGATAAGCTTGGAATTCTTGGATATGTCTTTAAATGCATTGGCAGGTACTATTCCTAAGTCTTTGGATAAACTCTCATACCTTAAAAGCATTAATGTTTCATCTAATGACTTAGAAGGTGAAATACCCAATGGTGGGGTGTTTGCAAATTCCAATCTGCAATCATTTCTTGTGAACAAAAGGCTATGTGGAATGAACATATCGGAGGTTCCTGATTGTGCTATCATGAATCCTGGAAAACAATCAAAGTCTAAGAAGCCCGTGCTTAAGATTGTCATTCCAGTGGTTACTTCATTTctgatattcttgttggtgtcAGCTTGGATATTGAAacgaaagaaaaaaggaaagtcCGAAGATGTAGAAAAGGTACTAGATATTAGGACTCATCAATTGATTTCTTATCGTGAGATTCAACCTGCAACAAATAATTTCGATGGATCAAATCTAACTGCTGTGGGAACATCTGGCTCGGTGTACAAAGGTACATTATCTGGTGGAAGTTTAGTGGCCATAAAAGTTCTGGATTTGGAAAATGAGCAAGTATGCAAGAGGTTTGATACCGAATGCAAAGTGATGAGAAATGTTAGACACAGAAATCTTGTCCCTGTGATTACTACTTGTTCGAGTGACTATATAAGAGCCTTCGTTCTAAAATATATGTGCAATGGGAGTCTTGAGAATTGGTTGTACAGAGAAGATTGCCACTTGAACCTTCTACAAAGAGTCATTGTAATGCTTGATGCAGCTATTGCAATTGAATATCTACATCATGGTAATGACACTCCGATAGTTCATCGCGACCTGAAGCCAGCAAACGTTCTTTTGGATGAAGATATGGTGGCTCATGTTGGTGATTTTGGTATCTCTAAAATTTTAGCCGTAAACAAGTCCATGGCACATACCGAGACATTGGGCACTCTTGGATATATTGCACCAG AATATGGCTCAGAGGGTATAGTATCCACTAGTGGTGATGTTTATAGTTACGGCATCATGTTGATGGAGGTTTTGACCAAAAGAAGGACAACAGATGAAGAGATATGCAATAAAAATCTTGACTTGAGGAAATGGATAACTCAAATCATTTTCAGGGACTATGATGGACGTTGTGGATATCAATCTTTCTACTGA
- the LOC107866101 gene encoding receptor kinase-like protein Xa21 isoform X1 produces MEKHIFLLILLFLIQYYSFCISLASSNETNQQALLEFQNLITSPGHFLAYNWTKNTSFCSWFGVTCSPKRQRVVALALPNLQLQGTISPSLANLSFLRVLNLENNSFHGSIPHGIGHLLRLRVIDIQNNKLQGSIPTSLFQHQRVQIISLAFNELNGEMWKGPWDVQELRVLNLGNNSLTGTIPPNATKLMVFNLSGNRINGNIPKEIGNLSQLVKFYMYDNQLTGSIPVTLFNISSLCVVSLVFNSLSGPLLLDEGNIVSNLKYLGISFNQISGFIPSNICQLAELKMLSISYNNITGDIPRNIGCLAKLEEIYIGSNAISGTIPTSLGNISTLKYLNCYSNRIGGQIPLELGKLSNLWELTFQENYKLIGETPEAIFNISSLEIIAFNFNNLSGRIPRTTGLQDLPNLQALQLGHIQLEGEIPLFITNASKLEILELEWNFLTGTIPTNFGNLHELQILFLHNNQLTNEPREHELRFFNSLVECRMLRYLEVGFNPLNGVLPKSIGNLSSTIEKLYIEGAHINGGIATGIGNMSGFTTLALGENNLAGSIPSDVGMLKQLQGLYLLDNKLQGHIPEALCHLSNLVHIMMSGNELTGVIPECKGNLSMLQLLYLDSNKFSSKFPSSLRKMRGLLFLNLSQNSLEGEVPSDIGELKVIVELDLSGNKFSGTIPSKLGDLQSLKSLGMSNNSFSGSIPLSFSNLISLEFLDMSLNALAGTIPKSLDKLSYLKSINVSSNDLEGEIPNGGVFANSNLQSFLVNKRLCGMNISEVPDCAIMNPGKQSKSKKPVLKIVIPVVTSFLIFLLVSAWILKRKKKGKSEDVEKVLDIRTHQLISYREIQPATNNFDGSNLTAVGTSGSVYKGTLSGGSLVAIKVLDLENEQVCKRFDTECKVMRNVRHRNLVPVITTCSSDYIRAFVLKYMCNGSLENWLYREDCHLNLLQRVIVMLDAAIAIEYLHHGNDTPIVHRDLKPANVLLDEDMVAHVGDFGISKILAVNKSMAHTETLGTLGYIAPGTMMDVVDINLSTEEQITSKSEICIASMVELAFRLHNGNSRIKDNDERCSQEVQQNQEHISGNFVVSISLDGALS; encoded by the exons ATGGAGAAGCACATTTTCTTATTGATACTTCTCTTCCTAATTCAATATTACTCTTTTTGTATATCACTTGCTTCCTCAAATGAAACAAACCAGCAAGCTCTATTAGAATTCCAAAATCTCATTACAAGTCCTGGTCATTTTTTGGCCTATAATTGGACCAAGAACACTTCTTTTTGCTCTTGGTTTGGGGTCACCTGCAGTCCAAAAAGGCAAAGGGTTGTTGCTTTGGCTCTTCCGAATTTGCAACTTCAAGGCACAATTTCGCCATCTTTGGCCAATTTGTCCTTTCTCAGAGTGCTCAATCTCGAGAACAACAGCTTCCATGGGAGCATCCCGCATGGCATTGGCCACTTGCTTCGCTTGCGAGTGATTGATATTCAAAACAATAAGCTCCAAGGAAGTATTCCAACAAGTCTATTTCAACACCAGAGAGTTCAAATCATTTCATTGGCCTTCAATGAACTCAATGGTGAAATGTGGAAAGGTCCATGGGATGTACAGGAACTTAGAGTCTTAAATCTCGGGAACAATAGCCTCACAGGTACAATCCCTCCAAATGCCACGAAGTTGATGGTCTTCAATTTGTCTGGGAATAGAATCAACGGCAACATTCCAAAGGAGATCGGTAATTTGAGCCAACTTGTGAAGTTCTACATGTACGATAATCAGTTAACAGGTTCTATTCCTGTAACATTGTTTAATATCTCATCGCTATGTGTCGTAAGTCTGGTATTTAATAGCCTTTCTGGTCCTCTCTTGCTTGATGAAGGGAATATTGTATCAAATCTGAAGTATCTAGGTATATCTTTCAACCAAATTTCTGGTTTCATTCCTTCTAACATATGCCAACTCGCAGAGCTCAAAATGTTGTCCATATCTTATAACAATATAACCGGAGATATACCAAGAAATATTGGTTGTCTAGCCAAGCTCGAGGAGATCTATATTGGATCTAATGCAATTAGTGGGACTATTCCTACTTCATTGGGCAATATTTCCACTCTGAAATACCTGAATTGTTATAGCAATCGCATAGGAGGGCAAATTCCTCTGGAACTAGGAAAACTATCAAATTTGTGGGAATTAACCTTTCAAGAGAATTATAAACTTATTGGTGAAACTCCAGAGGCTATTTTCAATATATCTTCTTTGGAAATCATTGCTTTCAATTTCAACAACCTCTCGGGGAGAATTCCAAGAACTACAGGTCTTCAAGATCTTCCAAACCTCCAAGCACTTCAATTGGGGCACATTCAGCTTGAAGGGGAAATTCCATTGTTCATAACAAATGCTTCCAAGCTTGAGATACTGGAACTGGAATGGAACTTTCTCACAGGAACTATTCCTACAAATTTTGGAAATCTTCATGAGCTGCAAATACTGTTCCTACATAATAATCAACTTACCAATGAACCAAGAGAGCATGAGTTGCGGTTTTTCAATTCTTTGGTGGAATGTAGGATGTTGCGATATCTAGAAGTGGGTTTCAATCCGTTGAATGGCGTTTTGCCCAAGTCTATTGGGAATCTTTCATCTACTATTGAAAAACTTTATATAGAAGGTGCACATATCAATGGCGGCATCGCCACTGGTATAGGCAACATGAGCGGTTTTACAACCCTAGCCTTAGGAGAAAACAACTTGGCAGGAAGTATTCCTTCTGATGTTGGTATGCTTAAACAACTCCAAGGTCTGTATCTACTTGACAATAAATTGCAGGGACATATTCCAGAGGCGCTATGCCATTTATCTAATTTGGTTCATATAATGATGTCTGGTAATGAGCTCACTGGAGTTATCCCAGAATGTAAAGGAAATCTAAGCATGCTACAACTGCTTTATTTGGATTCCaataaattttcatcaaaatttcccTCAAGTCTTCGTAAAATGAGAGGTCTTCTCTTTCTAAATTTGTCACAAAATTCTCTAGAGGGAGAAGTTCCATCAGATATTGGAGAACTGAAGGTCATTGTAGAACTAGATCTTTCAGGTAATAAGTTTTCAGGAACAATACCAAGCAAATTGGGGGACCTCCAAAGCTTGAAGTCTCTTGGCATGTCGAACAATTCATTTTCAGGCTCAATTCCATTATCCTTTTCCAACTTGATAAGCTTGGAATTCTTGGATATGTCTTTAAATGCATTGGCAGGTACTATTCCTAAGTCTTTGGATAAACTCTCATACCTTAAAAGCATTAATGTTTCATCTAATGACTTAGAAGGTGAAATACCCAATGGTGGGGTGTTTGCAAATTCCAATCTGCAATCATTTCTTGTGAACAAAAGGCTATGTGGAATGAACATATCGGAGGTTCCTGATTGTGCTATCATGAATCCTGGAAAACAATCAAAGTCTAAGAAGCCCGTGCTTAAGATTGTCATTCCAGTGGTTACTTCATTTctgatattcttgttggtgtcAGCTTGGATATTGAAacgaaagaaaaaaggaaagtcCGAAGATGTAGAAAAGGTACTAGATATTAGGACTCATCAATTGATTTCTTATCGTGAGATTCAACCTGCAACAAATAATTTCGATGGATCAAATCTAACTGCTGTGGGAACATCTGGCTCGGTGTACAAAGGTACATTATCTGGTGGAAGTTTAGTGGCCATAAAAGTTCTGGATTTGGAAAATGAGCAAGTATGCAAGAGGTTTGATACCGAATGCAAAGTGATGAGAAATGTTAGACACAGAAATCTTGTCCCTGTGATTACTACTTGTTCGAGTGACTATATAAGAGCCTTCGTTCTAAAATATATGTGCAATGGGAGTCTTGAGAATTGGTTGTACAGAGAAGATTGCCACTTGAACCTTCTACAAAGAGTCATTGTAATGCTTGATGCAGCTATTGCAATTGAATATCTACATCATGGTAATGACACTCCGATAGTTCATCGCGACCTGAAGCCAGCAAACGTTCTTTTGGATGAAGATATGGTGGCTCATGTTGGTGATTTTGGTATCTCTAAAATTTTAGCCGTAAACAAGTCCATGGCACATACCGAGACATTGGGCACTCTTGGATATATTGCACCAG GGACTATGATGGACGTTGTGGATATCAATCTTTCTACTGAAGAACAAATAACTTCCAAAAGTGAAATCTGCATAGCTTCCATGGTCGAATTGGCTTTTAGATTGCACAATGGAAATTCCAGAATCAAGGATAACGATGAAAGATGTAGTCAAGAGGttcaacaaaatcaagaacacatttcTGGAAACTTTGTAGTTAGCATCTCTCTCGATGGTGCTCTTTCTTAG